Proteins encoded by one window of Hylaeus volcanicus isolate JK05 chromosome 7, UHH_iyHylVolc1.0_haploid, whole genome shotgun sequence:
- the LOC128879514 gene encoding histone acetyltransferase type B catalytic subunit isoform X1, giving the protein MFKMEDPAMARLKALVVSSNDALEFKMVRTVEDLENDEIIFKPEMSHQVFGDSESIFGYRDLRVKLYYSAGCLETYLGMTYSEKVNKMIYDGVEADEVLPKIAEKLAPQVHESLDAFIKSLKKDDAFRPHGELLHSFSINDEGCTRKFEVYKADMTYKGFKEFHQRLQTFILWYIDAANFIDIDDDRWHYFNMFEKYHTADGSVRYATIGYATVYQYYAYPHHTRPRIAQVLILPPFQNMGLGAHLLNAIYREYIGRNQVKDITVEDPSVTFQRLRDYVDATNCNTLSSFSRECLLQGFNKAMAAEAREKFKINKKQARRVYEILRLRATDLTNEQEYREYRLDVKRRLNIPYRREQNDLRKLECALQNIDKRSNITLPTLEQRMQTLEKEYRSLEEEYKKVIKRLEDAEEL; this is encoded by the exons tAAGATGGAAGATCCAGCTATGGCACGCTTAAAAGCTTTAGTTGTAAGCAGCAATGACGCTTTGGAATTTAAAATGGTCCGTACTGTAGAAGATctagaaaatgatgaaattatatttaaaccagaAATGTCTCATCAAGTATTCGGAGACAG CGAATCTATATTTGGTTACCGGGATCTCAGAGTGAAGCTATACTACTCGGCAGGTTGCTTAGAAACTTATTTAGGTATGACTTATTCAgagaaagtaaacaaaatgatttatgATGGAGTGGAAGCAGATGAAGTGTTGCCAAAAATTGCTGAGAAACTTGCCCCGCAAGTTCATGAAAGCTTAGATGCATTTATTAAATCCCTGAAGAAAGATGATGCATTCAGACCTCATGGGGAGTTATTACATTCGTTTTCCATTAatg ATGAAGGCTGTACaagaaaatttgaagtttATAAAGCAGATATGACTTATAAAGGATTCAAAGAGTTCCACCAACGTCtacaaacatttattctcTGGTATATAGATGCcgctaatttcatagatatagACGATGATCGATGGCATTACTTCAATAT GTTCGAAAAATATCATACAGCAGATGGTTCTGTTCGTTATGCAACTATTGGTTATGCGACTGTGTATCAGTATTATGCGTATCCACATCATACTAGACCTCGTATAGctcaagttttaattttaccgCCATTTCAAAATATGGGTCTTGGTGCTCATTTATTAAATGCTATTTATCGCGAATATATTGGAAGAAATCAAGTCAAAGATATAACAG TTGAGGACCCATCTGTGACTTTCCAACGACTAAGAGATTATGTGGATGCAACGAACTGCAACACGTTATCTAGTTTCTCACGCGAGTGTCTACTCCAAGGTTTTAATAAAGCAATGGCTGCAGAAGcgagagaaaaattcaagatcAACAAG aaacaagCTCGTAGGGTGTATGAAATTTTGCGATTACGCGCAACAGACTTAACGAACGAACAAGAATATCGTGAATACAGATTAGATGTAAAAAGGAGACTGAATATTCCATATAGACGTGAACAAAATGATTTAAGAAAACTGGAATGTGCATTGCAAAATATCGATAAACGATCTAATATTACATTACCCACATTAGAGCAACGTATGCAAACACTCGAGAAAGAATATAGAAGTTTAGAAgaggaatataaaaaagttattaaacgTCTGGAAGATGCGGAAGAACTTTGa
- the LOC128879514 gene encoding histone acetyltransferase type B catalytic subunit isoform X2: MEDPAMARLKALVVSSNDALEFKMVRTVEDLENDEIIFKPEMSHQVFGDSESIFGYRDLRVKLYYSAGCLETYLGMTYSEKVNKMIYDGVEADEVLPKIAEKLAPQVHESLDAFIKSLKKDDAFRPHGELLHSFSINDEGCTRKFEVYKADMTYKGFKEFHQRLQTFILWYIDAANFIDIDDDRWHYFNMFEKYHTADGSVRYATIGYATVYQYYAYPHHTRPRIAQVLILPPFQNMGLGAHLLNAIYREYIGRNQVKDITVEDPSVTFQRLRDYVDATNCNTLSSFSRECLLQGFNKAMAAEAREKFKINKKQARRVYEILRLRATDLTNEQEYREYRLDVKRRLNIPYRREQNDLRKLECALQNIDKRSNITLPTLEQRMQTLEKEYRSLEEEYKKVIKRLEDAEEL, from the exons ATGGAAGATCCAGCTATGGCACGCTTAAAAGCTTTAGTTGTAAGCAGCAATGACGCTTTGGAATTTAAAATGGTCCGTACTGTAGAAGATctagaaaatgatgaaattatatttaaaccagaAATGTCTCATCAAGTATTCGGAGACAG CGAATCTATATTTGGTTACCGGGATCTCAGAGTGAAGCTATACTACTCGGCAGGTTGCTTAGAAACTTATTTAGGTATGACTTATTCAgagaaagtaaacaaaatgatttatgATGGAGTGGAAGCAGATGAAGTGTTGCCAAAAATTGCTGAGAAACTTGCCCCGCAAGTTCATGAAAGCTTAGATGCATTTATTAAATCCCTGAAGAAAGATGATGCATTCAGACCTCATGGGGAGTTATTACATTCGTTTTCCATTAatg ATGAAGGCTGTACaagaaaatttgaagtttATAAAGCAGATATGACTTATAAAGGATTCAAAGAGTTCCACCAACGTCtacaaacatttattctcTGGTATATAGATGCcgctaatttcatagatatagACGATGATCGATGGCATTACTTCAATAT GTTCGAAAAATATCATACAGCAGATGGTTCTGTTCGTTATGCAACTATTGGTTATGCGACTGTGTATCAGTATTATGCGTATCCACATCATACTAGACCTCGTATAGctcaagttttaattttaccgCCATTTCAAAATATGGGTCTTGGTGCTCATTTATTAAATGCTATTTATCGCGAATATATTGGAAGAAATCAAGTCAAAGATATAACAG TTGAGGACCCATCTGTGACTTTCCAACGACTAAGAGATTATGTGGATGCAACGAACTGCAACACGTTATCTAGTTTCTCACGCGAGTGTCTACTCCAAGGTTTTAATAAAGCAATGGCTGCAGAAGcgagagaaaaattcaagatcAACAAG aaacaagCTCGTAGGGTGTATGAAATTTTGCGATTACGCGCAACAGACTTAACGAACGAACAAGAATATCGTGAATACAGATTAGATGTAAAAAGGAGACTGAATATTCCATATAGACGTGAACAAAATGATTTAAGAAAACTGGAATGTGCATTGCAAAATATCGATAAACGATCTAATATTACATTACCCACATTAGAGCAACGTATGCAAACACTCGAGAAAGAATATAGAAGTTTAGAAgaggaatataaaaaagttattaaacgTCTGGAAGATGCGGAAGAACTTTGa
- the LOC128879518 gene encoding S-methyl-5'-thioadenosine phosphorylase, with protein sequence MTKYKVKIGIIGGSGLDDPQNQILNSRTVTTREEAKNDFGLPSSDLYHGIINGVNVVLLSRHGPGHKISPTTVNYRANIEALRLAGCTHILASAACGSLQESICRGQLVVPDSFIDRTIKRHVTFYDGSSSKYSGVCHMPMEPAFNPETSNILFEVGNELGYEIRNGGTIMVIEGPRFSSRAESNAFRLWGGDLIGMTTCPEVYLAKEAGLLYAIIAMATDYDCWRDCEDNVHAADVVAVFKQNVNKVTNLLVKAIKTIGEKNWDNEIDDLKNLCQSSNVSS encoded by the exons ATGACTAAGTACAAAGTCAAG ATCGGTATAATTGGCGGTTCTGGTTTGGATGATCCCCAAAATCAAATTCTCAATTCTCGCACAGTAACTACTCGAGAAGAGGCCAAAAATGACTTTGGATTACCTTCTAGTGATCTCTATCATGGAATTATTAATGGAGTAAATGTTGTATTATTGTCAAG ACATGGACCAGGTCATAAGATAAGCCCCACTACAGTAAATTATCGTGCAAACATTGAGGCTTTACGACTAGCTGGATGTACTCACATACTTGCATCAGCAGCATGTGGCTCTTTACAAGAATCCATCTGTAGAGGGCAGTTAGTAGTTCCAGATAGTTTCATAGATAGAACAATAAAAAGACATGTGACATTTTATGATGGCAGTTCATCCAAATATTCag GTGTATGCCATATGCCAATGGAACCAGCTTTTAATCCAGAGacatcaaatatattattcgaagTTGGTAACGAATTAGGATATGAAATAAGAAATGGTGGAACTATAATGGTTATCGAAGGACCTCGTTTTTCTTCAAGAGCTGAAAGTAATGCATTTCGGCTATGGGGTGGAGATTTAATTGGTATGACTACATGTCCAGAG GTATATTTGGCAAAAGAAGCAGGACTCTTATATGCAATCATAGCAATGGCAACAGATTATGATTGTTGGCGAGACTGTGAAGATAATGTTCATGCAGCCGATGTCGTAGCAgtgtttaaacaaaatgtcAATAAAGTAACGAATCTACTTGTAAAAGCAATCAAAACCATAGGCGAAAAGAATTGGGATAATGAAATCGATGATTTGAAG aATTTATGTCAAAGTAGTAATGtttcttcttaa